From a single Acidobacteriota bacterium genomic region:
- the ispE gene encoding 4-(cytidine 5'-diphospho)-2-C-methyl-D-erythritol kinase: MSPEPFTLPSFAKINLHLRVLGKRADGFHELCTVFQTVSLHDKITFEAADGLSMMCDDPAIPTSEANLMIRAALRLREVSGTKAGARLHLEKRIPSPGGLGGGSSNAAVTLIGLMRLWGLEVPQSDLLALAAELGSDVPLFLEGGTMLGTGRGEKIEPLPDVIDDNLLIVTPNVAVGTAQAYAGLGTESLTNEALQTKLSVCRPEAEQVHKDLGFGTNDFESTVFSEFPEVKDVRDTLVGLGARKVLLSGSGASVFASFDNLLTRQTAIEALSQKADWRSFAAATVSRTEYREALYPESLVVSE, from the coding sequence ATGAGCCCGGAGCCGTTCACGCTGCCATCTTTTGCAAAGATAAACCTGCACCTGCGGGTGTTGGGGAAGCGTGCGGACGGCTTTCATGAGCTCTGCACGGTCTTTCAGACAGTCTCATTGCACGACAAGATAACGTTCGAAGCTGCGGACGGGCTTTCGATGATGTGTGACGATCCGGCCATCCCGACCAGCGAGGCAAACCTGATGATCAGGGCGGCATTGAGGCTGAGAGAGGTTTCGGGCACGAAGGCCGGAGCAAGGCTGCATCTGGAAAAGCGGATACCATCGCCCGGAGGGCTCGGCGGCGGCTCGTCGAATGCGGCCGTTACGCTGATCGGGCTCATGAGGCTTTGGGGGCTGGAAGTACCTCAAAGCGACCTGCTAGCTTTGGCTGCCGAACTGGGTTCGGATGTGCCTCTTTTCCTGGAAGGCGGAACGATGCTCGGAACCGGACGCGGAGAGAAGATCGAGCCGCTTCCGGATGTGATCGATGATAATCTACTAATAGTTACTCCGAATGTTGCCGTCGGCACCGCTCAGGCATACGCAGGGCTCGGGACTGAAAGCTTGACAAACGAGGCACTCCAAACTAAGCTATCAGTTTGTCGTCCGGAGGCTGAACAGGTTCACAAAGACCTGGGTTTCGGGACGAACGATTTTGAAAGCACCGTATTTTCCGAGTTTCCTGAAGTTAAAGACGTCAGGGACACACTCGTCGGTCTTGGAGCCCGCAAGGTGCTCTTAAGTGGCAGCGGAGCAAGTGTTTTCGCAAGTTTTGACAATTTACTTACGCGGCAAACAGCAATAGAAGCCCTCAGCCAAAAAGCTGACTGGCGAAGTTTTGCCGCAGCGACCGTTTCGCGAACGGAATATCGCGAGGCTCTCTATCCAGAGTCATTGGTCGTTTCCGAGTAA
- a CDS encoding 30S ribosomal protein S18, with the protein MPRRYQRRRPRQIVPDYVDWKDVDLLRQFVPERGKIMPRRISGITAKDQRRIATAIKRARAMALLPYASE; encoded by the coding sequence ATGCCCCGAAGGTATCAGCGACGAAGGCCGCGGCAGATCGTACCGGATTACGTAGATTGGAAAGATGTTGATCTTCTCCGCCAGTTCGTTCCCGAACGCGGCAAGATCATGCCGCGACGCATTTCCGGCATTACGGCCAAGGATCAGCGACGCATTGCTACGGCGATCAAGAGAGCACGGGCGATGGCTCTTTTGCCGTACGCTTCGGAATAG
- a CDS encoding ribose-phosphate pyrophosphokinase — MGNIKIFSGSAHDALAKEICRHLNVDLGRCTTARFSDGEFNFQIDENVRGTDVFIVQPTSPPVDKHVMELLVMQDAFLRASAERITAVIPYFGYARSDKKDRPRVPIAAKMVSNLITTAGADRVLTIDLHASQIQGFFDIPVDHLYAAPVIVDYFRENPIENLVVVAPDTGGAERARAYAKRLDAGLALCDKRRERANEADVMNVVGDVAGKNCLIVDDMCDTGGTICKVAKALHDAGANEVLACFTHAVLSGKAVENISTSYLKKVIVTNTIPLGESASPLVESGRIEVLSVGKLLASAINSIHDETSVSSLFI; from the coding sequence ATGGGCAATATCAAGATCTTTTCGGGATCGGCACATGATGCACTAGCTAAGGAGATCTGTCGGCATTTGAATGTCGACCTCGGCCGCTGTACGACGGCGAGATTTTCAGACGGCGAGTTCAATTTCCAGATCGATGAGAATGTCCGCGGGACGGACGTATTCATTGTCCAGCCGACGAGTCCCCCGGTGGACAAGCATGTGATGGAACTGCTCGTTATGCAGGATGCGTTTCTGCGAGCTTCGGCCGAGCGGATAACTGCGGTGATCCCGTATTTTGGGTACGCCCGCTCGGACAAGAAGGACAGGCCGAGAGTGCCGATCGCGGCGAAGATGGTCTCGAATCTGATCACGACCGCCGGAGCGGACCGCGTGCTGACGATAGACCTTCACGCTTCGCAGATACAGGGTTTCTTTGATATTCCGGTCGATCACCTTTATGCGGCTCCGGTGATCGTCGATTATTTTCGAGAGAATCCGATCGAGAATCTGGTAGTGGTCGCTCCTGACACGGGCGGTGCCGAGCGGGCTCGGGCATACGCCAAGCGGCTTGATGCCGGCCTTGCTCTTTGCGACAAACGCCGCGAGCGGGCGAATGAGGCAGACGTGATGAACGTCGTCGGTGATGTCGCCGGTAAGAATTGCCTCATCGTTGATGATATGTGCGATACGGGCGGGACGATCTGCAAGGTCGCCAAAGCCCTTCACGATGCGGGGGCGAATGAGGTGCTGGCTTGTTTTACACATGCAGTTCTCTCCGGCAAGGCCGTTGAGAATATCAGCACGTCATACCTGAAAAAGGTGATCGTTACGAATACTATACCGCTCGGCGAGAGTGCATCTCCGCTCGTTGAAAGCGGCCGGATCGAGGTCTTGAGCGTCGGAAAACTGCTCGCCTCGGCGATAAATTCGATCCATGACGAGACAAGCGTTTCGTCGCTGTTCATTTAG
- a CDS encoding CAP domain-containing protein: MVSAIDASGQRAGERPVPILVDEIGSMRLPKRKAVSSVERPAIPRPAGKVRSYERNAFDQMNSERQAKGLAPLEWSEQLADLARWHSHDMAERKYFSHRSKDGTTVDGRADVLGIGGWRAIGENIAFLRGYDDPVAMAIQNWLLSPSHRKNMLSGVWRESAIGVAVSDDGAVYFTQVFLTRK, from the coding sequence TTGGTCTCGGCCATTGATGCCAGCGGCCAGCGTGCCGGCGAGCGTCCGGTCCCGATCCTCGTAGATGAGATCGGGTCAATGCGTTTGCCCAAGCGAAAGGCGGTCAGTTCGGTTGAGCGGCCGGCGATCCCGCGTCCTGCCGGCAAGGTTCGCTCTTATGAACGGAATGCGTTCGACCAAATGAACTCGGAGCGGCAGGCGAAAGGGCTTGCCCCGCTTGAATGGAGCGAGCAGCTTGCTGATCTGGCACGGTGGCATTCGCACGATATGGCCGAGCGGAAGTATTTCAGCCACCGAAGCAAGGACGGCACGACGGTCGATGGGCGTGCGGACGTGCTTGGGATCGGCGGCTGGCGGGCGATCGGCGAGAACATTGCGTTCCTGCGAGGCTACGATGACCCGGTCGCGATGGCTATTCAGAACTGGCTGCTTTCGCCCTCGCATCGCAAGAATATGCTGAGCGGCGTCTGGCGGGAATCGGCCATCGGCGTTGCCGTCTCGGACGATGGGGCGGTCTATTTCACGCAGGTTTTCCTCACCCGCAAGTAG
- a CDS encoding 50S ribosomal protein L9, giving the protein MANTTILLREDIESLGGRGEIVKVRAGYARNFLLPQGLATLATKGNLKQIEQEREALLKKAAVERATAEAQKEQMGTIELAFERKAGEGGTLFGSVTTMDIAEALNAKGYEIDRRKIVLKDAIKETGEYTVSVKLHREVALIVPVTVTAEGGDAEEPKKDRKAKAKAEPEAAEATTEEPVAETAEAAEAGE; this is encoded by the coding sequence ATGGCAAATACCACTATTTTGTTACGCGAAGATATTGAAAGCCTCGGCGGCCGCGGTGAGATCGTAAAGGTCAGGGCAGGCTATGCCCGCAACTTTTTGCTTCCGCAAGGGCTTGCGACGCTCGCCACGAAAGGCAATCTTAAACAGATCGAGCAGGAACGAGAGGCACTTCTGAAAAAGGCTGCGGTCGAAAGGGCCACCGCCGAAGCTCAGAAGGAGCAGATGGGTACGATCGAACTTGCCTTCGAGCGAAAGGCCGGCGAGGGCGGAACGCTCTTTGGTTCGGTCACCACGATGGACATCGCCGAGGCGCTTAATGCCAAGGGATATGAGATCGACCGTAGGAAGATCGTCCTTAAGGATGCGATCAAAGAGACGGGCGAATACACCGTTTCGGTCAAGCTGCACCGCGAGGTCGCTCTCATCGTTCCGGTTACCGTAACCGCAGAGGGCGGCGATGCCGAGGAGCCGAAGAAGGACCGGAAGGCAAAGGCCAAGGCCGAGCCTGAAGCGGCTGAAGCGACGACCGAAGAACCGGTTGCAGAAACGGCGGAAGCTGCCGAAGCAGGCGAATAG
- the cadA gene encoding cadmium-translocating P-type ATPase translates to MMVMPETAAASYEHEGTTYYFCNPGCKVKFAADPEKYLKAIPDSKFQIEAHHADETSQSSEAGNLESGIWNPQSASDAVEYTCPMHPEIVQIGPGSCPICGMALEPMEISLDDQPDPEFIDMKRRFLISAVLTLPVFVLAMGEMFPAFHSLVSPSVSIWIQFALAVPVVFWGGWPFFQRGWASVKNASPNMFTLIAIGTGSAMIYSLAALFAPQLFPDSMRDAHSGIIPAYFEAAAVITTLVLLGQVLELKARSQTSSAIKELLRLAPETATVIFPDGSEETVDLRHVEAGQTLRVKANEKVPTDGEIIEGETSIDESMVTGESMPVTKQAGAKVIGGTINGSRSFTMRAERVGKETLLAQIVKMVGEAQRSRAPIQRLADVVSAYFVPAVILVAVVAFGVWFIFGSLAYAIVAAVSVLIIACPCALGLATPMSIMVGTGVGAKNGVLIKKAEALELLESVDTIVVDKTGTLTEGKPTVQNVVNLSTASDSDGVLSDDDILRLAASLEIHSEHPLASAVLREAESRNIVVSKVEGFESVTGAGVKGIVEGHEVIIGNYAMFPKMAPETEELQRKGQTVVSVVVDRRIVGLIGIADALKPGAVEAVRNLKASGLDVWMMTGDSQLTSNRVASELGILHAYSEVMPQDKAAKVKELQAMGKRVAMAGDGVNDAPALAQADVGIAFASGTDVAIESSDITLLRPDLDGILKARNLSLNTMKNIRQNLFFAFAYNVLGVPIAAGVLFPVFGVLLSPMIASAAMTFSSVSVIANALRLRSQKL, encoded by the coding sequence ATGATGGTAATGCCCGAGACCGCTGCCGCGAGCTACGAGCACGAGGGCACGACCTACTACTTCTGCAATCCCGGCTGCAAGGTCAAGTTCGCCGCCGATCCCGAGAAGTATTTGAAGGCGATTCCAGATTCCAAATTCCAAATTGAGGCACATCACGCGGACGAGACATCGCAAAGTAGCGAAGCGGGCAATCTGGAATCTGGAATCTGGAATCCGCAATCCGCTTCGGATGCGGTTGAATACACCTGCCCGATGCACCCGGAGATCGTTCAGATCGGCCCTGGTTCGTGTCCGATCTGCGGAATGGCACTTGAGCCGATGGAGATCAGCCTTGACGACCAGCCCGACCCTGAGTTCATTGATATGAAGCGGCGGTTCCTGATCTCCGCCGTTTTGACGCTTCCGGTGTTCGTACTTGCGATGGGTGAGATGTTCCCGGCGTTCCATTCGCTGGTCTCACCGTCGGTTTCAATCTGGATACAGTTCGCACTGGCGGTGCCGGTCGTGTTTTGGGGCGGCTGGCCTTTCTTCCAACGCGGCTGGGCTTCGGTCAAGAATGCGAGCCCGAATATGTTCACGCTGATCGCCATCGGAACCGGCTCGGCGATGATCTACAGCCTCGCCGCTCTATTCGCCCCGCAGCTCTTTCCCGACTCAATGCGGGACGCACATTCCGGCATCATTCCGGCTTATTTCGAAGCCGCAGCCGTCATAACAACGCTTGTTTTGCTGGGTCAGGTGTTAGAACTCAAAGCTCGTTCGCAAACGTCCTCAGCAATCAAGGAACTGCTCCGGCTCGCACCTGAAACGGCCACTGTGATCTTTCCCGATGGCTCCGAGGAAACGGTCGATCTCCGTCACGTTGAGGCAGGCCAGACGCTCCGCGTAAAGGCCAACGAAAAGGTGCCGACCGATGGCGAGATCATCGAAGGCGAGACCTCTATAGATGAATCAATGGTCACCGGCGAATCGATGCCCGTAACCAAACAAGCAGGTGCCAAGGTGATCGGCGGAACGATCAACGGCAGCCGCTCATTCACAATGCGTGCCGAAAGGGTCGGCAAAGAGACCCTGCTCGCACAGATCGTTAAAATGGTCGGCGAAGCACAGCGTTCGCGTGCTCCGATCCAGCGTCTGGCCGATGTCGTCTCGGCGTATTTCGTTCCGGCTGTGATTCTCGTCGCTGTCGTAGCGTTCGGCGTCTGGTTCATCTTCGGCAGCCTGGCTTATGCGATCGTCGCGGCAGTTTCGGTGCTGATAATCGCCTGTCCGTGTGCCCTCGGCCTCGCAACCCCGATGTCCATAATGGTCGGGACCGGAGTCGGTGCAAAGAACGGCGTCCTCATCAAAAAAGCCGAAGCCCTCGAACTCCTCGAATCAGTTGACACCATTGTTGTCGACAAAACAGGAACGCTGACCGAAGGCAAACCGACTGTCCAGAACGTGGTGAACCTTAGTACCGCGAGCGATAGCGACGGGGTTCTTTCAGACGATGACATTCTCCGGCTGGCGGCCTCTTTGGAAATCCATAGCGAACATCCATTAGCATCCGCAGTTTTGCGGGAAGCCGAATCGCGAAACATCGTGGTCTCGAAAGTGGAAGGGTTTGAGTCGGTCACAGGAGCGGGTGTCAAGGGCATCGTCGAAGGACATGAAGTTATCATCGGGAACTATGCAATGTTTCCGAAAATGGCTCCGGAAACAGAAGAGTTGCAACGAAAAGGGCAGACTGTGGTTTCGGTCGTCGTGGACCGGCGTATCGTCGGCTTGATCGGAATCGCAGACGCCTTAAAGCCAGGTGCCGTTGAAGCGGTTCGGAATCTAAAGGCGAGTGGATTAGACGTATGGATGATGACCGGAGACAGCCAGCTGACCTCCAACAGGGTAGCGTCCGAACTCGGGATACTTCATGCTTACTCGGAGGTCATGCCGCAGGACAAAGCTGCGAAGGTAAAGGAACTGCAGGCGATGGGCAAGCGTGTGGCGATGGCCGGCGATGGCGTCAACGACGCTCCGGCCCTGGCACAGGCTGACGTCGGGATCGCGTTCGCCAGCGGGACAGACGTCGCCATCGAATCTTCTGACATTACGCTGCTCCGCCCGGACCTCGATGGCATACTGAAAGCACGAAACCTCAGCCTGAACACGATGAAGAACATCCGCCAAAATCTCTTCTTCGCATTCGCCTACAACGTGCTCGGAGTGCCCATCGCCGCCGGCGTGCTCTTCCCGGTCTTCGGCGTCCTGCTCTCGCCGATGATCGCCAGTGCCGCAATGACGTTCAGCTCCGTCTCCGTCATCGCCAACGCCCTCCGCCTCCGCAGCCAAAAGCTCTAA
- a CDS encoding aminoacyl-tRNA hydrolase yields MAVADQPKSWLVLGLGNPGPEYERTRHNAGFMVVDRLAARLGGSIKRQECRSLVGRVTIGNFPVELVKPQTYMNLSGEAAACLVSKEEREACGLVVLTDDLALPLGRIRLRPKGSHGGHNGLRSIADCLRTQEFIRLRIGIKPEHPVVDTKNFVLQRFAKAEEELLENALADAESAIEDLILDGIEKAMSRWNADPAVKIKPEEPETEI; encoded by the coding sequence ATGGCGGTCGCCGATCAACCGAAGAGCTGGCTTGTTTTGGGGCTCGGAAATCCGGGCCCCGAATATGAGCGGACGCGGCACAACGCGGGGTTCATGGTGGTCGATCGGTTGGCGGCTCGGCTCGGCGGTTCGATCAAGCGGCAGGAGTGCAGGTCGCTGGTCGGGCGGGTTACGATCGGGAACTTCCCGGTCGAGCTCGTAAAGCCGCAGACCTACATGAACCTGAGCGGAGAAGCGGCAGCGTGTCTCGTGTCGAAAGAAGAGCGAGAGGCCTGTGGCCTGGTGGTGTTAACCGACGATCTGGCATTGCCGCTCGGCCGGATCCGCTTGAGGCCGAAAGGGTCGCATGGCGGACATAATGGGCTAAGGTCGATCGCTGATTGCTTGAGAACTCAGGAGTTCATTCGGTTGCGGATCGGTATCAAGCCGGAGCATCCGGTTGTTGATACGAAGAACTTTGTTCTTCAGAGATTCGCGAAAGCCGAAGAAGAGCTGCTCGAAAATGCTCTTGCCGATGCCGAGAGTGCGATCGAAGATCTGATATTAGACGGGATAGAAAAGGCGATGTCCCGGTGGAACGCCGATCCCGCAGTGAAAATAAAACCGGAAGAACCGGAGACGGAAATTTGA
- the rpsF gene encoding 30S ribosomal protein S6 has product MSKRTYEVMYIIDPDVTSDKVASLNEAVGALIEKEGGTVVRMDDGGRRELAYPINKKNEGHYILFEIEGTGQEIAELERRMRVNDMIVRYLTVRVDEDRKSADLMRERRERRQARRAQFRTTEEAPETGEEAAA; this is encoded by the coding sequence TTGTCAAAAAGAACATACGAAGTAATGTACATAATCGATCCGGACGTCACGTCCGATAAGGTCGCCTCGCTCAATGAAGCCGTTGGTGCCCTTATCGAGAAGGAAGGCGGCACGGTCGTGAGAATGGATGATGGCGGCCGCCGTGAGCTGGCCTACCCGATCAATAAAAAGAACGAGGGCCACTACATTCTTTTCGAGATCGAGGGAACCGGGCAGGAAATCGCCGAGCTCGAACGCAGGATGCGGGTCAACGATATGATCGTGCGCTACCTGACCGTACGCGTCGATGAGGACCGCAAATCGGCCGACTTGATGCGTGAGCGTCGTGAACGCCGCCAAGCACGCAGGGCACAGTTCCGCACGACCGAAGAGGCCCCGGAAACCGGTGAAGAGGCCGCTGCATAA
- a CDS encoding 50S ribosomal protein L25, translating to MAEKITVKAEKREEFGKNINRRLRVAGKVPVIIYGGGNEPVSATAQLSELAAIIRSDSGINSVFSIDVAGDINDVIFQDRQVDVLTGRLLHADLRRFAKGEKIEMTVQVHIVGEPTVELDDDAVVTQAMREIKVLCEPAKTPEFVEADISELRIDRPIQVSDIKVPEGVEIVDDPETVVVTAAMQKEVELEPQVAEGAEPEVAGEAPAEEGEGGE from the coding sequence ATGGCAGAGAAAATTACTGTAAAGGCAGAGAAACGGGAAGAGTTTGGCAAGAACATCAACCGTCGGCTTCGTGTAGCCGGAAAGGTCCCGGTCATCATCTATGGAGGCGGCAACGAGCCCGTTTCTGCGACCGCTCAGCTTAGCGAACTCGCGGCGATCATTCGCTCGGATTCGGGCATTAACTCGGTCTTTTCGATCGACGTTGCGGGCGACATCAATGACGTGATCTTTCAGGATCGCCAGGTTGATGTGCTGACGGGCCGATTGCTTCACGCGGATCTTCGCCGATTTGCGAAGGGCGAGAAGATCGAAATGACCGTGCAGGTGCACATTGTCGGTGAGCCGACCGTGGAACTTGACGACGACGCGGTCGTAACCCAGGCGATGCGTGAGATCAAGGTACTTTGCGAGCCCGCAAAAACGCCTGAGTTCGTTGAAGCCGATATCTCGGAACTTCGCATTGACCGGCCGATCCAGGTTTCGGACATCAAGGTGCCGGAAGGTGTCGAGATCGTTGACGATCCGGAAACGGTCGTCGTTACGGCCGCGATGCAGAAAGAGGTCGAGCTCGAGCCTCAGGTGGCTGAAGGTGCTGAGCCTGAAGTTGCCGGAGAAGCTCCCGCCGAGGAAGGTGAAGGCGGCGAATAG
- a CDS encoding MerR family DNA-binding protein: MTASVLAKRTGLPIFTVRYYTRIGLLKPSRDLRNGYKLYKQSDKERLKFINSAKNLGFTLGEIEQILSHAEDGDTPCPMVRELVERRIRENREAIRELKRLQKRLEQAAEMWSGMEDAEPDGHSVCRLIESFAGASDQPLDLTPTDRL; the protein is encoded by the coding sequence CTGACCGCTTCGGTCCTGGCAAAACGAACCGGCCTTCCCATTTTCACCGTCCGCTATTACACGCGGATCGGATTGCTCAAGCCGTCCCGAGACCTTCGCAACGGTTACAAGCTCTATAAACAGAGCGATAAAGAGCGTCTAAAATTCATCAATAGTGCAAAAAATCTCGGGTTCACACTCGGCGAGATCGAGCAGATACTCTCGCATGCCGAGGATGGCGACACGCCCTGCCCGATGGTCCGTGAGTTAGTTGAACGCCGGATACGAGAGAATCGCGAGGCGATCCGCGAATTGAAAAGGCTGCAGAAACGGCTTGAACAGGCCGCCGAGATGTGGTCGGGAATGGAAGATGCCGAGCCTGACGGCCACTCTGTCTGCCGGCTGATCGAGAGCTTTGCCGGGGCTTCGGATCAGCCGCTTGACCTGACACCAACTGACAGGTTGTAG